A DNA window from Leishmania donovani BPK282A1 complete genome, chromosome 25 contains the following coding sequences:
- a CDS encoding kinesin, putative → MSSSSIKVAVRCRPLFGQERPAGGLDIQSRRILLDSKTYDPDFTFSPTSTQEDVFQACRPILQCVKEGMNGTIMVYGQTGTGKTYTMLGSEDGEQGLVHKVVANMLEHVQRKIADGAQCALTLSMIEIYNERLTDMLSPNGEEEVTLISGFPRFTHKATLCRVNDAIETIQRGLSWRHTAATLMNERSSRSHVVFIFDMEEYNAFTEQTEVAHLFMIDLAGSESLKKSQASGVAAGEAGKINKSLLALKSVFLALSNTNEATRPSHVPYRDSKLTELLQDSIGGTARTLMIACISSVGRDIEETKSTLLYAVKARSIRNAANTEKEKLLVRLRSMEVENQKLRNRLQERVNERGGYYVTKEEHEQTQEMAESYDQLKEAVEQLMQDRQSSDARQHIWESQVKVLKALLVDKEAELQNFKEVYHEALKRFEHQAAALQGVIRGGVAEAKDAVKTSFADNYARLQAWRKELLNSLEEPVPTTLPPPPLSPACCSQNDAAAATAVANEEEVQRQKADDSAFRCPLDAVAAMSPERRSCPPPPSQAFPSGGTQSLSQTAGSRGVAGPVPDGSPSRTAVAAAAVSHPGRAMAVAAPYSARGSTTSSLQRGSVTSGAPSASVSPTRRAVRPRCGGGGAAASNGPRRCPVGNSNGTGALRGSGAPPLSSPPLGACPPPPLTPLPATAVTDVPAKDGSEEYCGSTLATSVMDASAPLLVSRTTSSSVAPPAWSAVMAEYDAQCLRTVRRLNKSVDALLSECLKLFTDYKEHAERAELNRQRGVEEVCQRLRTDLDSSLKQLQRVEAVGERDVQEARERFSDRLRLRAKMPSLADAAPFQLAVRDACAEVIRHATHFFPHASTPADAEAALDVIVRNVQRCSATFTLQALGPLSSSAVSAHAASVVACGTTTSSSSAASSPIVGRAVGAWGGGGGSSSPQLASFVPMPPLTATLPRESPAAAPLCSLTGSPGKEEVRERGSVSGHLLQGPRGTMHVSASQQQQSARPSSLRGSATLTTMPVNCSRGGDGRRGGSGSNVPRPHKRTRSAAASSTSSGGGAPSSSRRTTATRRSGH, encoded by the coding sequence ATGTCGTCGTCTAGCATCaaggtggcggtgcgctgccgcccgctCTTTGGGCAAGAGCGCCCGGCCGGCGGCCTTGACATTCAGAGCCGCCGCATCCTGCTCGACTCCAAGACTTATGACCCAGACTTCACCTTTTCTCCTACGTCGACGCAGGAGGACGTCTTCCAGGCATGTCGGCCGATACTGCAATGCGTGAAAGAGGGCATGAACGGCACGATTATGGTCTACGGCCAGaccggcaccggcaagacGTACACCATGCTTGgcagcgaggacggcgagcaAGGCCTGGTGCACAAGGTAGTAGCGAACATGCTAGAGCATGTGCAGCGGAAGATTGCAGACGGCGCACAGTGCGCGCTGACGCTGTCCATGATCGAGATCTACAACGAGCGCCTCACGGACATGCTCAGTCCGAAtggggaggaagaggtgacGCTCATCTCCGGCTTCCCGCGCTTCACCCACAAGGCGACGCTGTGCAGAGTCAACGACGCCATTGAGACGATCCAGCGTGGCCTGTCGTGGCGCCAcacggcggcaacgctgATGAacgagcgcagcagccgctcgcACGTCGTCTTTATCTTCGACATGGAGGAGTACAATGCCTTCACGGAGCAGACCGAGGTGGCGCATCTGTTCATGATCGACCTGGCAGGGTCGGAGAGTTTGAAGAAGTCCCAGGCCTCCGGCGTCGCGGCAGGCGAGGCTGGCAAGATCAACAAGTCGCTGCTGGCCTTGAAAAGTGTCTTCCTCGCGCTGTCCAACACGAATGAGGCGACGCGGCCCAGCCATGTGCCGTACCGCGACTCGAAACTGACAGAGCTGCTACAGGACTCCATCGGCGGCACTGCCCGGACGCTCATGATCGCCTGCATCTCGTCCGTTGGCCGCGACATCGAGGAGACCAAGTCGACGCTGCTCTACGCCGTCAAGGCCCGCAGCATCCGCAACGCCGCCAAcacggagaaagagaagctgCTTGTCCGGCTGCGCTCGATGGAGGTCGAGAACCAGAAACTGCGCAACCGCCTGCAGGAGCGGGTGAACGAGCGGGGCGGGTACTACGTAACAAAGGAGGAACATGAGCAGACGCAGGAGATGGCTGAGTCGTACGACCAGCTTAAGGAGGCGGTTGAGCAGCTCATGCAGGACCGTcagagcagcgacgcgcggcAGCACATATGGGAATCTCAGGTGAAGGTGCTGAAGGCGCTCTTGGTGGATaaagaggcggagctgcagaacTTCAAGGAGGTGTACCATGAAGCACTGAAGCGATTCGAGCATCAGGCTGCTGCACTCCAAGGCGTGATACGCGGTGGGGTCGCGGAGGCCAAGGACGCAGTGAAGACTTCCTTCGCGGACAACTACGCGCGTCTACAGGCGTGGCGCAAAGAACTGCTCAACTCACTGGAGGAGCCCGTGCCCACCActctcccgccgccgcctctctcgcccgcTTGTTGTTCGCAgaacgacgccgctgctgcgacggccgTGGCgaatgaggaggaggtgcagcgtcAGAAGGCAGACGACAGCGCCTTCCGGTGCCCTCTGGACGCCGTTGCCGCAATGTCTCCAgaacggcgcagctgcccgccgcctccctcgcaGGCCTTCCCCAGTGGCGGCACTCAGTCGTTGTCGCAGACAGCAGGTAGTCGTGGCGTCGCAGGCCCCGTCCCTGATGGATCCCCCTCGCGGACagccgtcgcagctgctgcggtctCCCACCCTGGTCGGGCCATGGCTGTTGCCGCTCCGTACTCCGCACGCGGTAGCACCACGTCATCtctccagcgcggcagcgtcacctcAGGCGCACCGTCGGCCTCGGTGAGTCCGACACGCCGCGCCGTTCGTCCtcggtgcggcggtggtggcgccgcggccagcAACGGCCCTCGCCGTTGCCCCGTGGGCAACAGTAACGGCACTGGCGCTCTTCGAGGGAGCGGCGCTCCACCACTGTCGTCTCCGCCCCTCGGCGCCtgtccgcctccgccgctgaCACCGCTTCCTGCCACCGCTGTGACTGACGTGCCGGCAAAGGACGGTAGCGAGGAATACTGCGGCTCGACGCTGGCCACCAGCGTGATGGACGCGTCAGCGCCCCTGCTCGTATCGCGAACTACAAGCAGCTCcgtggcgccgccagcgtggTCTGCCGTGATGGCGGAGTACGACGCGCAGTGTCTTCGCACTGTGCGCCGGCTGAACAAGTCGGTGGATGCACTGCTCAGCGAGTGTCTGAAGCTCTTCACCGACTACAAGGAGCACGCGGAGCGGGCGGAGCTCAatcggcagcgcggcgttgAAGAAGTCTGCCAGCGACTGCGTACCGATCTAGACTCGAGtctgaagcagctgcagcgagtCGAGGCAGTCGGCGAGCGCGATGTGCAGGAGGCGCGTGAACGGTTCAGCGATCGGCTCCGGCTGAGGGCCAAAATGCCGTCCTTggcggacgcggcgccgTTCCAGTTGGCGGTGCGTGATGCGTGTGCAGAGGTGATACGACACGCCACCCACTTCTTCCCCCATGCAAGCACCCccgccgatgccgaggcAGCGCTAGACGTCATCGTGCGCAatgtgcagcgctgcagtgccACCTTCACCCTTCAGGCCTTGGGCCCGCTGTCGTCgagcgccgtcagcgcccATGCTGCCTCGGTCGTGGCGTGTGGCACCACaacatcgtcgtcgtccgcggCCAGCTCGCCCATTGTAGGCCGCGCGGTGGGTgcgtggggcggcggcggtggtagcAGCAGCCCACAGCTGGCGAGTTTCGTACCCATGCCACCACTGACGGCCACTCTCCCGCGCGagtcaccggcggcggcgcccctGTGCTCTCTGACAGGATCGCCAGGCAAGGAAGAGGTGCGGGAGAGGGGCTCTGTTAGTGGTCACCTCCTGCAGGGGCCTCGAGGGACAATGCACGTGTCGGCgtctcagcagcagcagagtgCGCGACCGTCATCGCtacgcggcagcgcgacacTCACGACAATGCCTGTAaactgcagccgcggcggtgacggtcgtcgtggtggcagtggcagcaacgTACCGAGACCTCACAAGCGAacacgcagcgctgctgcctcttcgACGTCTTCTGGCGGAGGAgcgccgtcctcctctcgcCGCACGACGGCCACGCGTCGATCCGGtcactga
- a CDS encoding kinesin, putative, giving the protein MHSQRPCAGCNARCQHDRSALPSLMSQQDESFTGSSPRTASVHSEARPHFKGRFPFATAASSLSEHFDGANLYSGAGATNTRDNFRVAVRVRPPLHRELHGYRPFVDVVQIAPEHPNSITLCDALDTEDGRGAVYSRQSYTFDRVYAADATQEDVYELSARPAVLSVLEGYNATLMAYGQTGTGKTYTMEGFTNEEERGIIPRAVEDVFVHIRERRRTSEDTKFLVRASYMQIYNEVISDLLEPPATAFAAGSGSGGASRSSSLTVRHTPQRGVYVDGLSEWIVRTPEDVYGLIAKGTALRATSATKLSELSSRSHAIFTIVVEAMEGDEANPLSYRFGKLNIVDLAGSEKIRLAGVTGQRLEETKNINKSLHELGNVISALAAKPGAHGRRVQRHIPFRNSALTSALRDSLGGNCKTTLIACISPALESYAESLSTLMFANRAKNIQNHAVVNEGMSQATLLRAYEQELQRLRQQLQERTEMDSGDGNGLMSSTDTHLLLSELEEDRRRAEADRQAALAALEKSSVAHQEEMRARQELESRIRELEAIMREGGMEGNPRTSQEYAERLLELDRERQAVEEDKEQVERYKHLLLKQRDIMLSLTTRLNDRDETILLLQEEVDAYDQHVQTLEEELELLARQGNAERRATSPPPSSTAMMVVNPQLVGNASEAQAAEYIYQRRVQSPSSEAGARAGTPQRYRSFLQPSRTVTAEELAVELVMLQGRKDAVAVAASGKDRSGSTDGSLLNDAELTRILQQRADSILHAHYNAQVAQLRSTVAALTLQLRNSEDRAHIADKEARLLAHRLSSGQDGATMDALQRELRAEWDSRRKAYVSTMDEVRDAVRADTAERARLGREIDRVRVEVQHMLETTSSSATASPDTSRRSAVSRVWQRLQEVEEEVRLRGILAQLPDVLLDAEAVPPCNSSATSTADGERKLRDAQARETALQKRIEEQQCRIAWLEREMKGRANGRESSEASADDTAEVAALRRKLMVHEKDRHAIRTILEHRMKSKINRICELLQLTHADAADGKDGASKLSSEALSLQGLIHAAIKAMDAEV; this is encoded by the coding sequence ATGCACTCGCAAAGACCATGTGCCGGCTGCAACGCCCGCTGCCAGCACGACCGAAGCGCGTTGCCGTCCCTGATGAGTCAGCAGGACGAAAGTTtcaccggcagcagcccgcGCACGGCCTCGGTACACAGTGAGGCGCGGCCGCATTTCAAGGGGCGCTTCCCcttcgccacggcggcatcCTCGCTGTCAGAGCACTTCGACGGCGCCAACCTCTActccggcgccggtgctACCAACACGCGCGACAACTTtagggtggcggtgcgcgtgcgcccaCCTCTGCACCGCGAGCTGCACGGCTACCGACCCTTCGTCGACGTGGTTCAGATAGCACCAGAGCACCCCAACTCCATCACCCTCTGCGATGCTCTGGACACGGAGGACGGTCGGGGGGCGGTGTACTCGCGCCAGAGCTACACGTTCGACCGCGTCTACGCGGCCGACGCAACGCAGGAAGACGTATACGAGCTGAGCGCGCGGCCAGCGGTCCTATCGGTGCTAGAGGGCTACAACGCCACGCTCATGGCGTACGGGCAGACGGGCACAGGCAAGACGTACACAATGGAGGGCTTCaccaacgaggaggagcgcggcATTATTCCTCGCGCCGTCGAAGATGTCTTTGTGCACATAAGGGAGaggcgccgcaccagcgaGGACACAAAGTTCCTCGTGCGGGCCTCTTACATGCAAATCTACAACGAGGTCATCTCGGACCTGTTGGAGCCGCCGGCCACGGCGTtcgctgccggcagcggcagcggcggcgccagtcgcagcagcagcctcacCGTGCGCCACACACCCCAGCGCGGCGTCTACGTCGATGGCTTGTCGGAGTGGATCGTGCGCACCCCAGAGGACGTGTACGGGCTCATCGCGAAGggcacggcgctgcgggcgacCAGTGCCACGAAGCTGAGCGAGTTGTCCTCCCGCTCGCACGCCATCTTCACAATTGTcgtggaggcgatggagggCGACGAGGCGAATCCGCTCTCCTACCGCTTTGGCAAGCTGAACATTGTCGACCTGGCCGGCAGCGAGAAAATCCGCCTGGCCGGGGTCACGGGGCAGAGACTGGAGGAGACCAAGAACATAAACAAGTCGCTGCACGAGCTTGGCAACGTCATTTCTGCCTTGGCCGCCAAGCCCGGCGCGCACGGCCGTcgagtgcagcggcacaTCCCGTTCCGCAACTCCGCCCTCACGAGCGCGCTGCGAGACTCACTTGGCGGCAACTGCAAGACGACGCTGATCGCGTGCATTTCACCGGCGTTGGAGTCGTACGCGGAGTCTCTCTCCACGCTCATGTTCGCCAATCGCGCCAAGAACATTCAGAACCACGCCGTGGTGAACGAGGGCATGAGCCAGGCAACGCTGCTCAGGGCGTACGAGCAGGAActgcagcgactgcggcagcagctgcaggaacGCACGGAGATGGATAGCGGTGACGGCAATGGGCTCATGAGCTCGACTGACACCCATTTGCTGCTTTCCGAATTGGAGGAGGACCGACGGCGTGCGGAGGCGGACCGGCAGGCGGCTCTTGCGGCGCTTGAGAAATCTTCGGTGGCACATCAGGAAgagatgcgtgcgcgccagGAGCTGGAGAGTCGCATACGCGAGCTAGAGGCCATCATGCGGGAGGGTGGCATGGAGGGCAACCCGCGCACCAGTCAGGAGTACGCGGAGCGGCTTCTCGAGCTGGACAGGGAGCGTCaggccgtggaggaggacaaggagcAGGTGGAACGCTAcaagcacctgctgctgaagcagcgcgACATCATGCTGAGCCTCACCACCCGACTGAACGACCGCGACGAGACGATCCTGCTTCTCCAAGAGGAAGTCGACGCCTACGACCAGCACGTGcagacgctggaggaggagctggagctgtTGGCACGGCAAGGCAACGCAGAGCGGCGGgccacctcaccgccgccgtcctcgacCGCGATGATGGTTGTGAACCCGCAGCTCGTCGGGAACGCGAGTGAGGCGCAGGCAGCAGAGTACATCTACCAAAGGCGCGTGCAGTCCCCGTCGTCGGAGGCTGGCGCGCGGGCCGGTACGCCACAGAGATACCGATCCTTCCTTCAACCGAGCCGCACTGTTACCGCGGAGGAGCTCGCCGTGGAGCTGGTCATGCTACAAGGCCGCAaagacgccgtcgcggtggcTGCTTCGGGCAAAGACAGGAGCGGATCAACCGATGGCAGCCTCCTCAACGACGCGGAGCTGACTCGtatcctgcagcagcgcgccgactcGATTTTGCACGCGCATTACAACGCGCaagtggcgcagctgcgctccaccgtggcggcgctgacccTTCAACTGCGCAACAGCGAGGACAGGGCGCACATCGCCGACAAAGAGGCGCGCCTGCTGGCGCATCGACTAAGCAGTGGACAGGATGGCGCCACCatggatgcgctgcagcgagaACTGCGAGCGGAGTGGGACTCGCGCCGCAAAGCCTACGTCAGCACGATGGACGAGGTGCGAGACGCCGTTCGTGCCGACACGGCAGAGAGGGCGCGGCTTGGGCGCGAGATCGACCGCGTCCGCGTGGAAGTGCAGCACATGCTTGAGACAACGTCCTCGTCGGCTACCGCGTCACCTGACACAAGTCGGCGGTCTGCTGTTAGCCGCgtgtggcagcggctgcaggaggtggaggaggaagtgCGCCTTCGCGGGATATTGGCGCAACTGCCAGATGTGCTCCTTGACGCTGAGGCTGTACCCCCATGCAATAGCAGTGCCACGAGCACAGCGGATGGGGAGCGCAAGTTGCGCGATGCACAGGCGCgggagacggcgctgcagaaaAGGATcgaagagcagcagtgccgcatCGCATGGCTGGAGCGGGAGATGAAGGGTCGCGCAAACGGCCGCGAATCATCAGAAGCGTCCGCCGACGACACAGCGGAGGTGGCAGCGCTGAGGAGGAAGCTGATGGTGCACGAGAAGGATCGGCATGCCATCCGCACCATCCTGGAGCACCGGATGAAGAGCAAGATTAATCGCATCTGTGAGCTGCTACAGCTCACccacgccgacgctgccgacgGCAAAGATGGGGCCAGCAAGCTGAGCAGCGAGGCGCTCAGTCTGCAGGGACTCATTCACGCCGCTATCAAGGCGATGGATGCAGAGGTTTAG
- a CDS encoding acylphosphatase, putative: MCVCVCVRVSQPVGDAKVSAPMQAWAKPGKRRLLPAHRRLGLCGGGRYALALAAAAAFHAPPPPFLPRLSHHRAFDYQRKGSSARACIHKHAGARKQTHPLDCALHIHDRGRCGGRGQPHGGVALHLHISHLRERSCTGCLLPQVHGAQGHGAGRDRLCAQLTRRPGRDLGRGDQGANRRTGGVVPQRVAKGAGDGRGRGGLHAGGASERRCRGDGEAADEPHDERLRGEPLVERKTGKKMSRRRTAGRIHCIFFFVRVLLSLASLAVVARVHRLSLVVARWFLFDCFVEVGKTVPVLPTEATPSLPPFPLTPPQLSLFHIS, translated from the coding sequence atgtgtgtttgtgtatgcgtgcgtgtgtctcaGCCAGTGGGAGACGCAAAGGTGTCAGCACCGATGCAAGCCTGGGCAAAGCCGGGAAAGaggcgcctcctccccgcccACCGCCGTCTCGGACTTTGTGGTGGCGGGCGCTACGCACTtgctctcgctgccgcagctgcttttcatgccccccctcctcctttcctccctcgACTCTCCCATCACAGAGCGTTCGATTACCAAAGGAAAGGCAGCTCTGCTCGCGCATGcatacacaaacacgcgGGAGCTCGAAAACAGACACACCCCCTTGACTGCGCTCTTCATATTCACGATAgaggacgctgcggcggccgtggtCAACCCCATGGAGGCGTCGCGCTACATCTACACATATCGCATCTTCGTGAGCGGTCGTGTACAGGGTGTCTTCTACCGCAAGTACACGGCGCTCAAGGCCACGGAGCTGGGCGTGACAGGCTTTGTGCGCAACTTACCAGACGGCCGGGTCGAGATCTTGGCCGAGGGGACCAAGGAGCAAATCGGCGCACTGGAGGCGTGGTGCCACAGAGGGTCGCCAAAGGCGCAGGTGACGGCCGTGGACGTGGAGGATTGCACGCAGGTGGTGCCTCcgagcggcggtgcagagGCGATGGCGAAGCCGCCGATGAACCGCACGATGAGCGGCTTCGTGGTGAGCCGCTAGTGGAGCGGAAGACGGGCAAGAAGATGAGCAGGCGGAGAACAGCGGGAAGGATCCACtgcatcttttttttcgtgcgtgtgttaTTGTCGTTAGCTTCCCTCGCCGTGGTTGCCCGCGTTCACCGGCTTTCTCTTGTCGTGGCGCGGTGGTTTCTGTTTGACTGCTTTGTGGAAGTAGGGAAAACCGTCCCGGTCTTGCCCACAGaggccaccccctccctccctcccttccccctcacccctcctcaACTGTCGCTCTTTCACATTTCCTGA
- a CDS encoding protein kinase, putative, translating into MEAVVKLNRKLGVGGRGVVYEGFDHARGHFVAIKELAYMEPSVADEDDTELAAILSELAYMREAQHTNLVEYYGARRCAIGIQIIMEYVSGGSLDYVLTRCGPLRENVARAYTRDVLEALHYLHKTMHVCHRDVKPANILITPDGRCKLADFGVAKQVDATTPTRPAHAERGGKGMGKEEEGNSPRHRNGGRQGYLQTAVGTPWYMAPEVINGGVEDDDDGDEDLELGNACAVAIDGDANSGSFSEDWTSSGLAHTVPDASASPPPLYSSSSYYNPLKSIVKKGRLGARSVGYTTSADIWSVGVTVYEMVTGTKPFGADLTNPSAVLFRIANCAASPPQLPADVHVSAELHSFLDLCFVYDKDLRATAAELLGHPWLGPVRKGGGSGGDNASADEKPRRQLFNGKRHSRSGMRVDEGEQVQRHQQLAAQRTVFDGVPLLDSIDLPAYPATTAVSSPASSAVAECGGSGEGAHPAPDTSPRRARHSVHRLSCSGTHCSGCSVTRRSPSTISPPLSSVSIAEQAEASSRYAAVRQRIGHTRATNSAHTAASAAPLAAQSNPGSLFSTRGEFVDFMSHP; encoded by the coding sequence ATGGAGGCCGTGGTGAAGCTCAATCGCAAGCTTGGGGTGggcggccgcggcgttgTTTACGAGGGCTTCGATCACGCCAGAGGGCACTTCGTCGCCATCAAGGAACTTGCCTACATGGAACCCAGCGTCGCTGACGAAGACGACACGGAGCTGGCTGCCATTTTGAGTGAGCTCGCATATATGCGCGAGGCACAACACACCAACCTCGTCGAGTATTAcggcgcccgccgctgcgccatcggCATTCAGATTATAATGGAGTACGTAAGTGGCGGCTCGCTAGACTACGTGTTGACGCGCTGCGGCCCTTTGCGCGAGAACGTCGCCCGTGCGTATACCCGCGATGTCCTCGAGGCACTGCACTACCTGCACAAGACCATGCACGTGTGCCACCGTGACGTGAAGCCGGCAAACATCCTCATCACGCCGGATGGGCGGTGCAAGTTGGCCGACTTCGGGGTCGCAAAGCAGGTCGacgcgacgacgccgacgcgccCAGCGCATGCAGAACGTGGCGGAAAAGGTAtgggaaaggaggaagagggcaacTCCCCGCGCCACCGCAACGGCGGGCGTCAAGGCTACCTGCAGACAGCGGTGGGAACGCCGTGGTACATGGCGCCAGAGGTGAtcaacggcggcgtcgaggacgacgacgatggcgatgAAGATTTGGAGCTTGGCAACGCGTGCGCAGTCGccatcgacggcgacgcaAACAGCGGCAGCTTCAGCGAGGACTGGACCAGCAGCGGCCTGGCGCACACGGTACCTGACGCATccgcctcgccaccgccgctgtaCTCGTCATCGAGCTACTACAATCCACTCAAGAGCATTGTCAAGAAGGGCCGTCTTGGTGCTCGCTCTGTCGGCTATACCACCAGCGCCGACATCTGGAGTGTTGGCGTCACCGTGTATGAGATGGTCACCGGCACGAAACCCTTCGGCGCCGACCTGACCAACCCGTCTGCGGTGCTCTTCCGCATCGCGAACTGCGCCGCAtctccgccgcagctgccggcggacGTGCACGTctcggcggagctgcacagCTTCTTGGACTTGTGCTTTGTGTACGACAAGGACCTccgcgcgacggcggcggagctctTGGGTCACCCATGGCTGGGGCCTGTTCGCAaggggggcggcagcggcggtgacaaCGCCAGTGCAGATGAGAAGCCACGTCGCCAGCTCTTCAACGGAAAGCGTCACTCTCGATCTGGCATGCGCGTGGACGAGGGCGAACAAGtgcagcgccatcagcagcTAGCGGCCCAACGCACCGTCTTCGACGGCGTCCCCCTCCTCGACTCCATCGACCTTCCAGCCTACCCCGCAACGACGGCGGTCTCGTCTCCGGCTTCCTCTGCGGTAGCGGAatgtggcggcagcggagagggagcCCATCCTGCCCCTGACACCTCACCAAGGCGTGCGCGGCACAGCGTGCACCGTCTGTCGTGCAGCGGGACCCattgcagcggctgcagcgttACTCGCCGCTCACCCTCAACCATTTCGCCGCCGCTATCATCCGTTTCTATCGCGGAGCAGGCGGAGGCGTCTTCGCGgtacgcggcggtgcggcagcgcattGGACATACCCGCGCAACCAACTCCGCGCACACCGCGGCCTCAGCGGCCCCACTGGCCGCGCAATCAAATCCCGgttctctcttctccacgCGCGGCGAGTTCGTCGATTTTATGTCGCACCCTTGa